From one Actinomyces sp. Marseille-P3109 genomic stretch:
- a CDS encoding tetratricopeptide repeat protein codes for MTTREDILERLAYADALGDGPKASALVAEAVSWADALGDEDLRVATRLALTEAYQRGNEEWKALAPFVWNLARYQRRPELFDDAQVRTLHWHFKRAVAVAGANPKVSKDKVRQLEASLEEFYRAEGASMHVVHGERASVAGLLGLEEEASEELAAWRATHRDENADCEGCDPMRQVAFAYRTEAWELAVATAVPVLTGAVDCSVQPQTMQSLVLLPLLASGRPRAAWEAHLRSYREIRRSPKALISLSYHLEYLALVGRVDRGLDILRRHLSWLAQAESAYVLLSALRGMSLVLREAERAGRGEEALGVELPPADLWYPLPGLAASTTISRAYAEMTGWARRLAQQFDLRNGNSTISDHLERSLARAAFDAAPGAVHGLGVEVDLLEPSEELPEPAQTSLTMDEDGEAPDVASLLGLVTDDDGSVQEHAPRTTSSGHQEAGGRRSRAATSHQGGDEPFPLVDLVRPRPVRSGEEAVRRYVDHRRSIGSSTMDYWYVVDQVATRDLLPPPGEEIPGLEYHTGLLRAAALTCRIEMDEAIAERLRIRPLIELAFGPLGASYVDLLNLDNEITADSIAERSQEAERDQRLRRATAIVGQIEARVEDLVSTELLDPGGTDALVLAADALLVGASVLTDLHARDEALGAIQVVARAAAAVPEDRHAERMDDILDMARAEVLAECGDVYSGCLLAEEVMRRHEMVSPVLAARGRRLLGISSMEVGQFDEAITQFREQANIMLAAGITLYAVASLLSLGSALEASERYLESAEVLESALSLAQRAGAESIALYLHRLLAQTGMAMGEEESIAEHSLAAARILKDQGRRALAGEYLSHAAMAASNLKDNVRAAALFRQAADLEDARTDQGLLDRGRALRRSARALVDDLTLPMARTRIAEAQEIMDEARQAFAGVADTEGYSSAWEIGDWHDDMAWILWRTGQNRQAVEHCEAAYEGYMDTEDRDSASRALCMLARLHAERGEREEALAASARVRDLLGEPQWDGHDALEFVASIEETLR; via the coding sequence ATGACAACACGCGAAGACATCCTCGAGCGCCTGGCCTACGCTGATGCCCTCGGTGATGGCCCCAAGGCCTCGGCCCTCGTCGCGGAGGCCGTCAGCTGGGCGGACGCCCTGGGAGACGAGGATCTGCGGGTCGCCACCCGGTTGGCCCTGACCGAGGCCTACCAGCGGGGCAACGAGGAGTGGAAGGCGCTGGCGCCCTTCGTGTGGAACCTCGCCCGTTACCAGAGGCGCCCCGAGCTGTTCGACGACGCACAGGTGCGCACCCTGCACTGGCACTTCAAGCGGGCGGTGGCCGTGGCCGGCGCCAACCCCAAGGTCTCCAAGGACAAAGTGCGCCAGCTCGAGGCCAGCCTCGAGGAGTTCTACCGCGCCGAGGGCGCCTCCATGCACGTCGTCCACGGCGAGCGGGCCTCCGTGGCCGGCCTGCTGGGCCTCGAGGAGGAGGCCTCCGAGGAGCTGGCCGCCTGGCGGGCCACCCACCGCGACGAGAATGCCGACTGCGAGGGCTGCGACCCCATGCGCCAGGTCGCCTTCGCCTACCGCACCGAGGCCTGGGAGCTGGCCGTGGCCACCGCCGTGCCCGTGCTGACCGGCGCTGTCGACTGCTCCGTGCAGCCCCAGACCATGCAGTCCCTCGTGCTGCTGCCCCTGCTGGCCTCCGGGCGGCCGCGGGCCGCATGGGAGGCGCACCTGCGCTCCTACCGGGAGATCCGCCGCTCGCCCAAGGCCCTCATCTCCCTGTCCTACCACCTGGAGTACCTGGCCCTCGTGGGCCGGGTGGACCGCGGCCTGGACATCCTGCGACGCCACCTGTCCTGGCTGGCCCAGGCCGAGTCCGCCTACGTGCTGCTGTCGGCCCTGCGCGGCATGAGCCTGGTGCTGCGTGAGGCCGAGCGGGCCGGCCGCGGCGAGGAGGCCCTGGGCGTCGAGCTCCCGCCCGCCGACCTGTGGTACCCGCTGCCGGGGCTGGCGGCCTCGACCACCATCTCGCGCGCCTACGCCGAGATGACCGGCTGGGCCCGGCGCCTGGCCCAGCAGTTCGACCTGCGCAACGGCAACAGCACGATCTCCGACCACCTGGAGCGATCCCTGGCGCGGGCCGCCTTCGACGCCGCCCCCGGAGCGGTCCATGGGCTGGGTGTGGAGGTCGACCTCCTGGAGCCCTCCGAGGAGCTGCCCGAGCCGGCCCAGACCAGCCTGACCATGGACGAGGACGGTGAGGCGCCCGACGTCGCCTCCCTCCTGGGGCTCGTGACTGACGATGACGGCTCGGTCCAGGAGCACGCTCCCCGCACGACGTCGTCGGGCCATCAGGAGGCGGGGGGACGACGCAGCCGCGCCGCCACCAGCCACCAGGGCGGCGACGAGCCCTTCCCGCTGGTGGACCTCGTGCGGCCCCGGCCGGTGCGCAGCGGCGAGGAGGCGGTGCGCCGCTACGTCGATCACCGCCGCTCCATCGGCTCCTCGACGATGGACTACTGGTACGTCGTCGACCAGGTGGCCACGCGTGACCTGCTGCCGCCGCCCGGCGAGGAGATCCCGGGCCTGGAGTACCACACCGGCCTGCTGCGGGCCGCCGCCCTGACCTGCCGTATCGAGATGGACGAGGCCATCGCCGAGCGCCTGCGGATCCGCCCGCTCATCGAGCTGGCCTTCGGGCCGCTGGGCGCCTCCTACGTCGACCTGCTCAACCTTGACAACGAGATCACCGCCGACTCCATCGCCGAGCGCTCCCAGGAGGCCGAGCGCGACCAGCGCCTGCGGCGCGCCACCGCGATCGTCGGGCAGATCGAGGCCCGGGTCGAGGACCTGGTGTCCACCGAGCTGCTCGATCCCGGGGGCACCGATGCCCTCGTGCTGGCCGCCGACGCGCTGCTCGTGGGCGCCTCGGTCCTCACCGACCTGCACGCCAGGGACGAGGCGCTCGGGGCGATCCAGGTGGTCGCCAGGGCCGCCGCGGCCGTCCCCGAGGACCGCCACGCCGAGCGCATGGACGATATCCTCGACATGGCGCGCGCCGAGGTCCTGGCCGAGTGCGGGGACGTCTACAGCGGCTGCCTCCTGGCCGAGGAGGTCATGCGCCGCCACGAGATGGTCTCCCCGGTGCTGGCCGCCCGCGGGCGGCGCCTGCTGGGTATCTCCTCGATGGAGGTGGGACAGTTCGACGAGGCCATCACTCAGTTCCGCGAGCAGGCCAACATCATGCTGGCCGCCGGCATCACCCTGTACGCCGTGGCCTCGCTGCTGTCCCTGGGCTCGGCCCTGGAGGCCTCCGAGCGCTACCTGGAGAGCGCCGAGGTCCTGGAGTCCGCCCTGTCCCTGGCCCAGCGCGCCGGGGCGGAGAGCATCGCCCTGTACCTGCATCGGCTCCTGGCCCAGACCGGCATGGCCATGGGCGAGGAGGAGAGCATCGCCGAGCACTCGCTGGCCGCCGCCCGGATCCTGAAGGACCAGGGGCGCCGGGCGCTGGCGGGGGAGTACCTCTCGCACGCCGCGATGGCCGCCTCCAACCTCAAGGACAACGTGCGCGCCGCCGCGCTGTTCCGCCAGGCCGCAGACCTGGAGGATGCCCGCACCGACCAGGGCCTCCTGGATCGGGGGCGGGCACTGCGTCGCTCGGCCCGGGCGCTGGTGGACGATCTCACCCTGCCCATGGCCCGCACCCGGATCGCCGAGGCCCAGGAGATCATGGATGAGGCCCGTCAGGCCTTCGCCGGCGTGGCCGACACCGAGGGCTACTCCTCGGCATGGGAGATCGGCGACTGGCACGACGACATGGCCTGGATCCTGTGGCGCACCGGTCAGAACCGGCAGGCCGTTGAGCACTGTGAGGCCGCCTACGAGGGGTACATGGACACCGAGGACCGGGACTCGGCATCGCGCGCCCTGTGCATGCTGGCGCGCCTGCACGCCGAGCGCGGCGAGCGCGAGGAGGCCCTGGCCGCCAGCGCCCGCGTGCGCGACCTGCTGGGCGAGCCGCAGTGGGACGGCCACGACGCCCTGGAGTTCGTGGCCTCCATCGAGGAGACGCTGCGCTGA
- a CDS encoding glutathione S-transferase C-terminal domain-containing protein: MAIAVSQRFTPSGDLPVEAGRYRLVAAGSCPWCRRVLIARRLLGLTEAIPVSWTYGKGADGYWELTGPEGEPGVDPALGARSLAEVYERTPGYEPPPTVPALVDMTTGEVVSDDSGDMLFDLSTAWWDLHRPGAPDLYPLNRRHSTDAWDEWIGSQINVGHSVAAHSKDPEKAAAAANGVLVGFDVIDTLLARATRMEASREDGLTMLDGPALSAVVSIGQFLCGDKPTGSDIRLFTTVQSYEYGGRQHYPGGEAPSISFWPALARWFRALEGRSGWVGPEERSALGC, encoded by the coding sequence ATGGCCATCGCAGTCTCACAACGATTCACACCCAGCGGCGACCTACCCGTGGAAGCGGGGCGCTATCGACTCGTGGCGGCGGGCTCGTGCCCGTGGTGCCGCCGCGTCCTCATCGCCCGGCGCCTGCTCGGCCTGACCGAGGCGATCCCCGTGTCCTGGACCTACGGCAAGGGCGCGGACGGCTACTGGGAGCTGACCGGTCCCGAAGGCGAGCCCGGCGTCGACCCGGCGCTCGGTGCCCGCTCCCTGGCCGAGGTCTACGAGAGGACCCCCGGCTACGAGCCGCCCCCCACCGTTCCGGCCCTGGTGGACATGACCACCGGCGAGGTCGTCAGCGATGACTCCGGTGACATGCTCTTCGACCTGTCCACCGCCTGGTGGGACCTCCACCGCCCGGGCGCCCCGGACCTCTACCCGCTCAACCGCCGTCACTCCACCGACGCCTGGGACGAGTGGATCGGCTCCCAGATCAACGTCGGCCACTCGGTGGCCGCCCATTCCAAGGACCCGGAGAAGGCCGCGGCGGCCGCCAACGGCGTGCTCGTGGGCTTCGACGTCATCGACACCCTCCTGGCCCGGGCCACCCGGATGGAGGCCTCCCGCGAGGACGGCCTGACGATGCTCGACGGGCCGGCCCTGTCCGCCGTCGTCTCGATCGGCCAGTTCCTGTGCGGCGACAAGCCCACCGGCAGCGACATCCGCCTGTTCACCACCGTTCAGTCCTACGAGTACGGCGGGCGCCAGCACTACCCCGGCGGCGAGGCGCCGTCGATCTCCTTCTGGCCGGCCCTGGCCCGCTGGTTCCGTGCCCTGGAGGGCCGCTCGGGCTGGGTGGGCCCTGAGGAGCGCAGCGCCCTGGGCTGCTGA
- a CDS encoding DUF4921 family protein, which produces MLMPYAPSAEPLTRLADGTVKQISPFTGTEVWTVPGRANRPISHPVAEVRPLGAADRTHACAFCSARYLETPPEKSRIVHRADGGLERLDAVPASALFDTVAEFRRVPNLFEILSFDYWHINHGYEIPDAARERMDAYLAEPAGVEHVEQVARTKLAAAGADPASWDSMDARARRTFLAAFFAGGHDVIIGRRHFTDDAVDTSALAGSGTLSVAEHRAYTRLAIHAMQSLYEANRWVRYVAVFQNWLRPAGASFDHLHKQLVGIDERGVTSELELQKVRANPNLYNEMAVDYAAYQGLLVASNEHAVAFAGFGHRYPTLEVYSTSAMPEPWLMSREEVDAVADLIHALHAATGTDVPSNEEWHHKPLGVDHPMPWHITLKWRVSTLAGFEGGTKIYLNTIDPWTLRDRVVARLEDLRADRLIAPMAVGDECPMTPNRLLYNPVLTARP; this is translated from the coding sequence ATGCTCATGCCCTACGCTCCCTCCGCAGAACCACTGACGCGCCTGGCCGACGGGACGGTCAAGCAGATCAGCCCCTTCACAGGCACCGAAGTGTGGACCGTGCCGGGCCGCGCCAACCGCCCCATCTCGCACCCGGTCGCTGAGGTCCGCCCGCTGGGGGCGGCCGACCGCACCCACGCCTGCGCCTTCTGCTCGGCGCGCTACCTGGAGACGCCCCCGGAGAAGTCGCGCATCGTGCATCGGGCCGACGGCGGCCTCGAGCGTCTCGACGCCGTGCCCGCATCCGCCCTGTTCGACACGGTGGCCGAGTTCCGGCGGGTGCCCAACCTCTTCGAGATCCTCTCCTTCGACTACTGGCACATCAACCACGGTTACGAGATCCCCGACGCCGCCCGCGAGCGCATGGATGCCTACCTGGCCGAGCCGGCCGGCGTCGAGCACGTCGAGCAGGTGGCGCGCACCAAGCTGGCGGCCGCGGGCGCGGACCCGGCCTCCTGGGACTCGATGGACGCCCGGGCCCGCCGCACCTTCCTGGCCGCCTTCTTCGCCGGGGGCCACGACGTCATCATCGGGCGGCGCCACTTCACCGACGACGCCGTCGACACCTCCGCCCTGGCCGGCTCGGGGACGCTGAGCGTGGCCGAGCACCGGGCCTACACGCGCCTGGCGATCCACGCGATGCAGAGCCTGTACGAGGCCAACCGGTGGGTGCGCTACGTGGCCGTCTTCCAGAACTGGCTGCGACCGGCCGGGGCGAGCTTCGACCACCTGCACAAGCAGCTGGTGGGCATCGACGAGCGCGGCGTTACCAGTGAGCTGGAGCTGCAGAAGGTGCGGGCCAACCCCAACCTGTACAACGAGATGGCGGTGGACTACGCCGCCTACCAGGGGCTGCTGGTGGCGAGCAACGAGCACGCGGTGGCCTTCGCCGGGTTCGGGCACCGCTACCCGACGCTGGAGGTGTACTCGACGTCGGCCATGCCCGAGCCGTGGCTCATGAGCCGCGAGGAGGTCGATGCCGTCGCCGACCTGATCCACGCGCTGCACGCGGCCACGGGCACGGACGTGCCCAGCAACGAGGAGTGGCACCACAAGCCCCTCGGTGTGGACCATCCCATGCCCTGGCACATCACGCTCAAGTGGAGGGTCTCCACCCTGGCGGGCTTCGAGGGCGGCACGAAGATCTACCTCAACACGATCGACCCGTGGACGCTGCGCGACCGCGTGGTGGCGCGACTGGAGGACCTGCGGGCGGACAGGCTCATCGCGCCGATGGCCGTGGGCGATGAGTGCCCGATGACGCCCAACCGCCTCCTGTACAACCCGGTCCTCACCGCTCGGCCGTAG
- a CDS encoding cation:proton antiporter — translation MTDLAQVLTSLLLIVAVAFVSPLVSWTVPKRLVPEVVLLILGGMVIGPHGLGLAGEGPSIELLRELGVAFLFLMAGYEIDVNELRGAGGRHAAIAWMLSLGLAFGAVTVIGVTGGAASANGVAIAIAMTSTAIGTILPILRDRGLLPTAVGASILNHGAVGEVGPILLMAILLGSRSTWVSLVILAAFLIITLLIIRFTSRVKRAGRRLVEVIHLGASTTAQTTIRATVLLLVGLCAIAAVFDLDVVLGAFAAGFVLRHALPEGDAQFEEKLDGLAYGFFVPIFFVTSGMGIDMSLSAGDLVNLLAFFVLLVLVRGVPVWLASRVERRRDGSRAYSMRQSLQIAVYSTTALPIIVAVTQVAVSAEAMSTSFASTLVLAGVLSVLVLPAAGLVLEHRSDHVPANEVMRVAQGPAAPDGRTPEEATAPAGEHVSEPRRPASPPGGIGLPAGVRTPAGGVRRPAQPDLVGRPDLRERVAPVAVRLADPGLHVRGLSVEESHWLAARLAQSGQDHALWRERWHHLRRRGGTARAARRRRPRGE, via the coding sequence ATGACCGACCTGGCTCAGGTCCTCACCTCCCTGCTGCTCATCGTGGCGGTGGCCTTCGTGTCGCCGCTGGTCTCCTGGACCGTCCCCAAACGGCTCGTGCCCGAGGTCGTCCTCCTCATCCTCGGCGGAATGGTCATCGGCCCCCACGGCCTGGGGCTGGCCGGGGAGGGCCCCTCCATCGAGCTGCTGCGCGAGCTCGGCGTCGCCTTCCTCTTCCTCATGGCCGGCTACGAGATCGACGTCAACGAGCTGCGCGGCGCGGGCGGGCGACACGCCGCCATCGCCTGGATGCTCTCGCTGGGCCTGGCCTTCGGAGCCGTGACAGTCATCGGGGTGACCGGCGGCGCGGCGTCGGCCAACGGCGTCGCCATCGCCATCGCAATGACCTCGACGGCGATCGGCACGATCCTACCGATCCTGCGCGACCGCGGCCTGCTGCCCACGGCGGTGGGCGCCTCGATCCTCAACCACGGCGCCGTCGGCGAGGTCGGCCCGATCCTCCTCATGGCGATCCTGCTGGGCTCGCGCTCCACCTGGGTGAGCCTGGTGATCCTGGCGGCCTTCCTCATCATCACCCTGCTCATCATCCGCTTCACCAGCCGCGTCAAGCGCGCCGGGCGCCGCCTGGTGGAGGTCATCCACCTGGGCGCCTCGACGACGGCGCAGACCACCATCCGCGCCACCGTCCTGCTTCTGGTGGGACTGTGCGCGATCGCCGCCGTCTTCGACCTCGACGTCGTCCTGGGGGCCTTCGCCGCCGGCTTCGTCCTGCGCCACGCCCTGCCCGAGGGCGACGCCCAGTTCGAGGAGAAGCTCGACGGGCTCGCCTACGGGTTCTTCGTCCCAATCTTCTTCGTGACCTCCGGCATGGGAATCGACATGAGCCTGAGTGCCGGGGACCTGGTCAACCTGCTGGCCTTCTTCGTGCTGCTGGTGCTCGTGCGGGGCGTGCCGGTGTGGCTGGCCTCCCGCGTGGAGAGGCGTCGGGACGGCTCGCGCGCCTACTCGATGCGCCAGAGCCTTCAGATCGCGGTCTACTCGACGACGGCGCTGCCCATCATCGTGGCCGTCACCCAGGTGGCGGTCAGCGCCGAGGCCATGTCGACCTCCTTCGCCTCCACGCTCGTGCTGGCCGGGGTGCTCTCGGTGCTCGTCCTGCCGGCAGCCGGGCTGGTCCTGGAGCACCGGAGCGACCACGTTCCGGCCAACGAGGTGATGCGCGTGGCCCAGGGGCCCGCCGCACCCGACGGGCGCACCCCCGAGGAGGCCACCGCCCCGGCCGGCGAGCACGTCTCAGAGCCGCGCCGTCCGGCGTCGCCGCCCGGCGGCATCGGGCTGCCAGCGGGCGTGCGCACCCCAGCCGGAGGAGTGAGGCGGCCGGCGCAGCCCGACCTCGTGGGCCGACCCGACCTGCGCGAGCGGGTGGCACCCGTCGCCGTGCGCCTGGCCGACCCGGGGCTTCACGTTCGCGGGCTGTCGGTGGAGGAGTCGCACTGGCTGGCCGCCCGCCTGGCCCAGAGCGGGCAGGACCACGCCCTGTGGCGTGAGCGCTGGCACCACCTGCGACGACGCGGCGGCACGGCCCGGGCCGCCAGGCGCCGTCGGCCCCGCGGCGAGTGA
- a CDS encoding NAD-dependent epimerase/dehydratase family protein: MRSSAAHSTDSFDSTIDLSGIPVDTSAPVMVTGATGYLGSWVTKGLLDAGVTVHAAVRDPQNTNKVAHLKRIAEQAPGALRLFAGDLLQPASYDQAMEGCTVVLHTASPFIRSVEDPQRDLVAPALQGTRNVLAGVERTPSVTRVVLTSSIAAMYGDAADIEGYPGRILTETCWNTTSSLSHEPYPYSKTLAEKEAWRLAAGQDRWRLVTINPSMILGPSLGSAPTSESFSTIRMMIDGTARLGAPRVGISVVDVREVAQAHIAAAFLPEAHGRYIASAEDTDIFALTSTLLPRFGGSLPLPRRALPRPVVLAMAPRLGQTRTYLRRNVGYTVRSDASRSRRELGTRYRPIQASLEDMVAHMLATQQG; the protein is encoded by the coding sequence ATGCGATCCTCAGCAGCACACTCCACTGACAGCTTCGATTCCACCATCGACCTGAGCGGTATCCCGGTCGACACCAGCGCCCCCGTCATGGTCACCGGCGCCACCGGCTACCTGGGCAGCTGGGTCACCAAGGGACTGCTCGACGCCGGCGTCACCGTCCACGCCGCCGTGCGCGACCCCCAGAACACGAACAAGGTGGCTCATCTGAAGCGCATCGCCGAGCAGGCACCGGGCGCTCTGCGTCTCTTCGCCGGCGACCTGCTCCAGCCCGCCTCCTACGACCAAGCCATGGAAGGCTGCACAGTCGTCCTCCACACGGCCTCGCCATTCATTCGCTCAGTCGAAGATCCCCAACGAGACCTTGTCGCCCCAGCACTGCAAGGAACCCGCAACGTGCTGGCCGGGGTCGAGCGCACACCGTCAGTCACGCGAGTGGTCCTCACCAGCTCGATCGCCGCCATGTACGGCGATGCCGCGGATATCGAGGGCTACCCGGGGCGAATCCTGACCGAGACCTGCTGGAACACCACCTCCTCCCTGTCCCATGAGCCCTACCCCTACTCCAAGACCCTTGCGGAGAAGGAGGCGTGGCGACTGGCCGCAGGGCAGGACCGGTGGAGGCTGGTGACCATCAACCCGTCCATGATCCTCGGCCCCTCACTGGGCAGCGCCCCTACCAGCGAGAGCTTCTCCACGATCCGGATGATGATCGACGGCACCGCTCGCCTCGGGGCGCCACGCGTGGGAATCAGCGTCGTCGACGTCCGCGAGGTGGCCCAGGCGCACATCGCCGCCGCCTTCCTGCCCGAGGCCCACGGCCGCTACATCGCTTCCGCGGAGGATACCGACATCTTCGCACTCACAAGCACTCTGCTGCCGCGATTCGGCGGATCGCTCCCGTTGCCGCGACGCGCCCTGCCTCGGCCAGTAGTCCTGGCCATGGCACCCAGGCTTGGACAGACTCGAACCTATCTTCGGCGCAACGTGGGCTACACGGTCCGCTCCGACGCCTCCCGGAGCCGCCGCGAGCTGGGCACCCGCTACCGGCCGATCCAGGCGTCCCTGGAGGACATGGTCGCGCACATGCTCGCAACCCAGCAGGGGTAG